The Etheostoma cragini isolate CJK2018 chromosome 15, CSU_Ecrag_1.0, whole genome shotgun sequence genome window below encodes:
- the LOC117958101 gene encoding dexamethasone-induced Ras-related protein 1-like, translating into MIRNMSPPENEFDIPAKNCHRMVILGSTKVGKTAIISRFLNARVEDQYTPTIEDFHRKFYSIRGNIYQLDILDTSGNHPFPAMRRLSILTGDVFILVFSLDNRDSFQEVKRLKRQIYETKSCLRNKTKENVEVPLVICGNKCDRVFYREVQEDEIEQLVGGDEHCAYFEISAKKNTNVDQMFQTLFTMAKLPNEMSPDLHCKVSVQYCEVLHRKSFRNKKCKDGNAYGSVAPFARRPSVHSDLMYIKEKAIGGSQTKEKGCIIC; encoded by the exons ATGATTAGGAACATGTCACCACCTGAGAATGAGTTTGACATACCGGCCAAGAATTGCCACAGGATGGTGATTCTGGGTTCCACTAAAGTTGGGAAGACAGCCATCATCTCTAGGTTTCTGAACGCGAGAGTTGAAGATCAGTATACACCCACTATTGAGGACTTTCATAGGAAATTCTACAGCATCAGGGGAAACATTTACCAGCTGGACATTTTAGACACATCTGGAAATCATCCCTTCCCTGCAATGAGGAGGCTTTCTATTCTTACCG GTGATGTGTTCATCTTGGTATTCAGCCTGGACAACAGAGACTCCTTCCAGGAGGTGAAGCGCCTAAAACGTCAGATTTATGAGACCAAGTCCTGCCTGCGAAACAAAACCAAGGAGAACGTGGAGGTTCCTCTGGTCATCTGCGGCAACAAATGTGACAGAGTCTTTTACCGTGAGGTACAGGAGGATGAGATCGAGCAGCTGGTTGGTGGAGACGAGCACTGCGCTTACTTTGAGATATCAGCAAAGAAGAACACTAACGTGGACCAAATGTTTCAGACTCTCTTTACCATGGCCAAGCTGCCCAACGAAATGAGCCCCGATCTGCACTGCAAAGTTTCCGTGCAGTACTGCGAGGTTCTTCACAGAAAGTCCTTCAGAAACAAGAAGTGCAAAGATGGAAATGCATACGGGAGCGTGGCGCCGTTTGCACGGAGACCCAGCGTGCACAGTGATTTGATGTACATAAAGGAGAAAGCCATAGGAGGCAGCCAGACCAAAGAAAAAGGCTGCATCATATGTTGA
- the med9 gene encoding mediator of RNA polymerase II transcription subunit 9, whose amino-acid sequence MICDVIYLRREAGSAMAVSQPKQEKESDDCSLLPLVHDIIKSMDKDSQDVHQELAKLKTKIQEAREQIANMPGVDSSPLEQQQQLATLREQVRTKNQLLQKYKSLCMFDVPKAS is encoded by the exons ATGATCTGTGACGTGATCTATCTGCGCCGTGAAGCAGGGAGCGCAATGGCGGTGTCTCAGCCAAAGCAAGAAAAAGAGAGCGATGATTGCTCTTTGCTTCCTTTAGTTCATGATATTATAAAAAG CATGGACAAGGACAGCCAGGATGTGCACCAAGAACTGGCCAAGCTGAAGACAAAGATCCAGGAGGCCCGGGAGCAGATCGCCAACATGCCCGGAGTGGACAGCAGTCcgctggagcagcagcagcagctggcgACGCTGCGCGAGCAGGTCCGCACCAAAAACCAGCTGCTGCAGAAATACAAAAGTCTGTGCATGTTCGACGTGCCAAAAGCATCGTGA